In one window of Tubulanus polymorphus chromosome 3, tnTubPoly1.2, whole genome shotgun sequence DNA:
- the LOC141902480 gene encoding uncharacterized protein LOC141902480 isoform X3, whose protein sequence is MKQPTWIIKTGLTMEIGNLFKIWTLLILTEKPHPNVHLTPICCFLGVAKVTGLCPANISMEVSTCLTQYNTFSRVITEQPTRLFTGVDVEVLRYLCATYRPATMCLTRLRIECPRATKQINAETDHMLILDELCSRRDLFDLYALQQNCYIRTSTISSQCYSDFRVKSDSNWVEAVDGRNKALKNVCRSRGYSHHRQKEPITSQTIRNILLILPFRQG, encoded by the exons ATGAAACAACCGACATGGATTATTAAAACAGGATTAACGATGGAGATTGGAAATTTATTTAAGATATGGACATTGTTAATCCTAACAG aaAAACCACACCCAAACGTGCATCTTACACCAATTTGTTGTTTTCTAGGAGTGGCAAAGGTCACTGGCCTGTGTCCGGCAAACATTTCGATGGAAGTTAGCACGTGTTTAACGCAGTACAATACGTTCAGTCGTGTGATAACAGAGCAACCGACTCGTTTATTCACCGGGGTTGATGTCGAAGTCCTCCGTTATTTATGCGC TACATACAGACCGGCTACGATGTGTCTGACACGTTTAAGAATTGAATGTCCAAGAGCTACGAAACAGATCAACGCTGAAACCGATCATATGCTGATATTGGATGAGTTATGTAGCAGGAGAGATTTATTCGATT TATACGCGTTACAGCAGAACTGTTACATCAGAACTAGCACAATTTCGAGTCAGTGTTACAGCGATTTTAGGGTAAAATCTGATTCTAATTGGGTGGAAGCGGTCGATGGACGAAACAAAGCATTGAAAAACGTTTGCAG aagCCGAGGGTACTCACATCACCGACAAAAAGAGCCTATAACAAGCCAAACAATTCGAAATATTCTATTAATTCTGCCATTTCGACAAGGATAG
- the LOC141902480 gene encoding uncharacterized protein LOC141902480 isoform X2 yields MKQPTWIIKTGLTMEIGNLFKIWTLLILTGVAKVTGLCPANISMEVSTCLTQYNTFSRVITEQPTRLFTGVDVEVLRYLCATYRPATMCLTRLRIECPRATKQINAETDHMLILDELCSRRDLFDLYALQQNCYIRTSTISSQCYSDFRVKSDSNWVEAVDGRNKALKNVCRNYDVLVSCLKENIRKTCGHEATKLVSDLVMPAVKISHACLSLKITTPRPLKPRVLTSPTKRAYNKPNNSKYSINSAISTRIALTLYPFAGFLVVTFYRLHVIL; encoded by the exons ATGAAACAACCGACATGGATTATTAAAACAGGATTAACGATGGAGATTGGAAATTTATTTAAGATATGGACATTGTTAATCCTAACAG GAGTGGCAAAGGTCACTGGCCTGTGTCCGGCAAACATTTCGATGGAAGTTAGCACGTGTTTAACGCAGTACAATACGTTCAGTCGTGTGATAACAGAGCAACCGACTCGTTTATTCACCGGGGTTGATGTCGAAGTCCTCCGTTATTTATGCGC TACATACAGACCGGCTACGATGTGTCTGACACGTTTAAGAATTGAATGTCCAAGAGCTACGAAACAGATCAACGCTGAAACCGATCATATGCTGATATTGGATGAGTTATGTAGCAGGAGAGATTTATTCGATT TATACGCGTTACAGCAGAACTGTTACATCAGAACTAGCACAATTTCGAGTCAGTGTTACAGCGATTTTAGGGTAAAATCTGATTCTAATTGGGTGGAAGCGGTCGATGGACGAAACAAAGCATTGAAAAACGTTTGCAG AAATTACGATGTATTAGTTTCAtgtttgaaagaaaatataagaaAAACGTGCGGACACGAAGCCACGAAACTGGTCAGTGATCTGGTAATGCCCGCAGTTAAAATATCACACGCCTGTTTGTCACTAAAAATAACAACTCCGCGACCACTG aagCCGAGGGTACTCACATCACCGACAAAAAGAGCCTATAACAAGCCAAACAATTCGAAATATTCTATTAATTCTGCCATTTCGACAAGGATAGCACTAACGTTATATCCCTTTGCCGGTTTTCTGGTAGTGACTTTTTATAGATTGCACGTGATATTATGA
- the LOC141902480 gene encoding uncharacterized protein LOC141902480 isoform X1, with protein MKQPTWIIKTGLTMEIGNLFKIWTLLILTEKPHPNVHLTPICCFLGVAKVTGLCPANISMEVSTCLTQYNTFSRVITEQPTRLFTGVDVEVLRYLCATYRPATMCLTRLRIECPRATKQINAETDHMLILDELCSRRDLFDLYALQQNCYIRTSTISSQCYSDFRVKSDSNWVEAVDGRNKALKNVCRNYDVLVSCLKENIRKTCGHEATKLVSDLVMPAVKISHACLSLKITTPRPLKPRVLTSPTKRAYNKPNNSKYSINSAISTRIALTLYPFAGFLVVTFYRLHVIL; from the exons ATGAAACAACCGACATGGATTATTAAAACAGGATTAACGATGGAGATTGGAAATTTATTTAAGATATGGACATTGTTAATCCTAACAG aaAAACCACACCCAAACGTGCATCTTACACCAATTTGTTGTTTTCTAGGAGTGGCAAAGGTCACTGGCCTGTGTCCGGCAAACATTTCGATGGAAGTTAGCACGTGTTTAACGCAGTACAATACGTTCAGTCGTGTGATAACAGAGCAACCGACTCGTTTATTCACCGGGGTTGATGTCGAAGTCCTCCGTTATTTATGCGC TACATACAGACCGGCTACGATGTGTCTGACACGTTTAAGAATTGAATGTCCAAGAGCTACGAAACAGATCAACGCTGAAACCGATCATATGCTGATATTGGATGAGTTATGTAGCAGGAGAGATTTATTCGATT TATACGCGTTACAGCAGAACTGTTACATCAGAACTAGCACAATTTCGAGTCAGTGTTACAGCGATTTTAGGGTAAAATCTGATTCTAATTGGGTGGAAGCGGTCGATGGACGAAACAAAGCATTGAAAAACGTTTGCAG AAATTACGATGTATTAGTTTCAtgtttgaaagaaaatataagaaAAACGTGCGGACACGAAGCCACGAAACTGGTCAGTGATCTGGTAATGCCCGCAGTTAAAATATCACACGCCTGTTTGTCACTAAAAATAACAACTCCGCGACCACTG aagCCGAGGGTACTCACATCACCGACAAAAAGAGCCTATAACAAGCCAAACAATTCGAAATATTCTATTAATTCTGCCATTTCGACAAGGATAGCACTAACGTTATATCCCTTTGCCGGTTTTCTGGTAGTGACTTTTTATAGATTGCACGTGATATTATGA